A window of the Vigna angularis cultivar LongXiaoDou No.4 chromosome 3, ASM1680809v1, whole genome shotgun sequence genome harbors these coding sequences:
- the LOC108326325 gene encoding uncharacterized protein LOC108326325 isoform X8 — protein sequence MDREDYLRKCSNMKCQRVDESYVPALQDGVMEVEHLLAEPRNNLAPQDGSLNSHTTLNSKDDLELEVLDGLLDDVEIDDLEGADGFPGACEEYFFDFGFADKFEEVLGSGPFEGSESHSSGLSRSSIVGGVLESTEVPIAHSESKNDSLDETVTYESHGAFSNNPSQPSQGNCRYNISLDIQHLQELDNYRHLAGGILTCKKDKGPVEKGQPAALREKRFRKPTQRYIEEFSNARSKEKVPPAGTKTKHSSNSSCNVLHIRIKSSKRSPSEKSSNENSEVMLPELQVSKGHQKKEKLQYEYESFPSESEDGCSTTKRSRRKDRRKHQKMWTLPEVLKLVEGISEYGVGRWTDIKKFLFSSSSYRTPIDLRDKWRNLLRASSVQKNKKEVEQNDELALRPLPFNVVHRVRELAKIHPYPRQRGSEKLRVSQAGPSVVADSPPVSLSKRNVRRKFT from the exons ATGGATCGTGAAGACTATTTGCGGAAGTGTTCCAATATGAAATGCCAAAGA GTGGATGAATCATATGTACCTGCTCTTCAAGATGGAGTAATGGAAGTTGAGCATTTGCTTGCAGAACCTAGAAACAATCTTGCTCCCCAGGATG GTAGCTTGAATTCTCATACAACTTTGAACAGCAAGGATGATTTGGAACTGGAG GTACTTGATGGATTGCTAGATGATGTGGAAATTGATGATCTTGAAGGAGCTGATGGTTTCCCGGGTGCATGTGaagaatatttttttg ATTTTGGATTTGCTGACAAATTTGAGGAGGTACTGGGTTCTGGTCCTTTTGAAGGTTCGGAAAGTCATTCGTCAGGATTAAGTAGAAGTAGCATTGTTGGTGGGGTTTTAGAATCAACAGAAGTACCTATTGCACACTCTGAAAGCAAAAATGATTCTCTGGATGAGACAGTAACCTATGAATCACATGGTGCCTTCAGCAACAATCCTAGTCAACCATCACAAGGAAATTGCAGGTACAACATTTCACTTGATATACAGCATCTGCAAGAGTTGGATAACTATCGTCATTTAGCTGGTGGTATACTGACTTGTAAGAAGGACAAGGGTCCTGTCGAGAAAGGCCAACCTGCTGCACTTAGAGAGAAAAGGTTCCGGAAGCCTACGCAAAGGTATATTGAAGAATTTTCAAATGCGAGGTCAAAGGAAAAGGTACCACCTGCTGGTACAAAAACTAAACATTCGAGTAACTCATCATGTAATGTACTTCATATAAGAATTAAATCATCGAAAAGGAGTCCAAGCGAGAAGTCTAGTAATGAAAATAGTGAGGTGATGCTTCCTGAGTTGCAAGTTAGCAAAGGGCATCAGAAGAAAGAG AAACTTCAGTATGAGTATGAATCATTTCCCTCGGAATCTGAGGATGGATGTTCAACCACAAAAAGGTCTAgaagaaaagatagaagaaagCATCAGAAGATGTGGACTCTCCCTGAAGTGTTGAAGTTGGTTGAAGGCATATCTGAATATGGAGTTGGTCGTTGGACTGATATTAagaagtttttgttttcttcttcaagCTACAGAACTCCCATAGATCTCAGG GACAAGTGGCGAAACCTTTTGAGAGCCAGTTCTGTGCAGAAAAACAAGAAAGAG GTTGAGCAAAATGACGAGTTAGCCCTGCGTCCCTTACCATTTAATGTGGTACACCGTGTGCGAGAATTGGCTAAAATTCACCCATACCCAAGGCAACGTGGGTCAGAGAAGTTACGTGTTAGCCAAGCTGGTCCCTCTGTCGTCGCAGATTCTCCTCCCGTTAGTCTTAGCAAAAGAAATGTACGTAGAAAGTTTACTTAG